A region of Carassius gibelio isolate Cgi1373 ecotype wild population from Czech Republic chromosome B11, carGib1.2-hapl.c, whole genome shotgun sequence DNA encodes the following proteins:
- the iqsec1b gene encoding IQ motif and SEC7 domain-containing protein 1 isoform X2 gives MDGHFAYIDMENPTENPSKAAEYLKELNKIIETQQELLEKQKNRIEELEQQVCDLCQENVCLKDQHQRHLATCRLQQGNSHPTLGAIKENVIQEKNESEGLHVANVSVEGEAPGGEAGPSLENSGGYLRGPVSRSAIISGEHFDGPPLYAHDIRQRPRRPKLQHSQSILRKQAEEEAIKRSRSLSESYELSTDLQDKQVEMLERKYGGRFITRHAARTIQTAFRQYQMNKNFERLRSSMSENRMSRRIVLSNMRMQFSFEGPEKVHSSYFEGKQVSLTDDGSKLGALVQSERGEMVPANMKSPAVQSDFSDAITELEDVFSRQVKSLAESIDDALNCRSLHGDEGQPEPARGHPDIEQEVTYKVKPSHSSDHRKRDEMTASYSDVTLYIDEEELSPPLPLSQSVDRPSSTESDLRLRSLNSQDYWSLAHKEEKGDTDTSCRSTPSLECQEQRLRIDHLPLLTIEPPSDSSVELSDRSDRSSLKRQNAYERGIASQQGSPKHIPSHALPPRGPARDDDAPRHRPRQLESHLAINGTANRQSKSESDFSDGDNDSINSTSNSNDTINCSSESSSRDSLREQTLSKQTYHKETRNSWDSPAFSNDIIRKRHYRIGLNLFNKKPEKGIQYLIERGFVPDTPVGVAHFLLQRKGLSRQMIGEFLGNRQKQFNRDVLDCVVDEMDFSGMELDEALRKFQAHIRVQGEAQKVERLIEAFSQRYCICNPGVVRQFRNPDTIFILAFAIILLNTDMYSPNVKPERKMKLEDFVKNLRGVDDGEDIPREMLVGIYERIRKRELKTNEDHVSQVQKVEKLIVGKKPIGSLHHGLGCVLSLPHRRLVCYCRLFEVPDPNKPQKLGLHQREIFLFNDLLVVTKIFQKKKNSVTYSFRQSFSLYGMQVLLFENQYYPNGVRLTSALPGADIKVLINFNAPNPQDRKKFTDDLRESIAEVQEMEKYRIESELEKQKGVVRPSISQSSGLKKETGNGNLSRTSLDDSYAMGEGLKRSALSSSLRDLSDAGKRGRRSSAGSLDSNMEGSIISSPHMRRRATSSRDCPSRQQSIPNSSSLLGSLFGTKRGKSPSLPPQPSHPSHPTLISHTPHPINLHHTARDGVTETQAQMHSHHAQFCHMQNPPPYHHHHHYHPPAHVQHPPHQYHPPPGPSSSHSHSHGPHGHGPHPSHPSHSQHAPHHHNQPPAPPPAASSTKPKHSGISTVV, from the exons TGTGGAAGGTGAGGCTCCGGGTGGTGAGGCGGGCCCCTCTCTAGAGAACAGTGGCGGTTATTTACGAGGGCCGGTGAGCCGCAGTGCCATCATCAGTGGCGAGCACTTCGACGGCCCACCACTGTATGCTCACGACATACGGCAGCGCCCACGGCGACCCAAACTCCAGCATTCCCAATCGATCCTTCGCAAACAGGCAGAGGAGGAGGCTATCAAACGCTCACGATCACTCTCTGAGAGTTATGAGCTCTCAACTGACCTCCAAGACAAACAG GTGGAGATGCTGGAGCGCAAGTATGGAGGGCGCTTTATAACCCGACATGCTGCGCGAACAATCCAGACTGCCTTCCGCCAATATCAGATGAACAAGAACTTTGAGCGCCTCAGGAGTTCTATGTCGGAGAACCGCATGTCCAGACGCATAGTTTTGTCCAATATGAGAATGCAGTTTTCTTTTGAAGGACCTGAAAAAGTCCACAGTTCATATTTTGAGGGGAAGCAGGTGTCTCTTACAGACGATGGTTCTAAACTAGGAGCATTGGTGCAATCGGAGCGTGGGGAGATGGTCCCCGCCAACATGAAGTCTCCTGCAGTCCAGAGCGATTTCTCGGATGCCATTACAGAGCTGGAGGATGTTTTCTCTCGACAAGTGAAGTCATTGGCAGAGTCTATAGATGATGCTCTGAACTGTCGCAGCCTACATGGAGATGAGGGACAGCCAGAGCCAGCCAGAGGTCATCCAGACATAGAACAAGAGGTAACCTACAAGGTCAAGCCTTCTCACAGTAGTGACCACCGTAAACGAGATGAGATGACAGCTTCCTATAGTGATGTGACACTTTATATAGATGAGGAAGAGCTCTCCCCTCCACTTCCTTTATCACAATCAGTTGACAGACCTTCTAGCACAGAATCAGACCTCCGACTACGTTCTTTGAACTCACAGGACTACTGGTCTCTAGCTCATAAGGAGGAAAAGGGCGACACGGACACTAGCTGCCGAAGCACCCCATCTCTAGAGTGTCAAGAGCAGAGACTGAGGATAGACCACCTTCCCTTGCTTACAATTGAACCTCCCAGCGATAGCTCGGTTGAGCTGAGCGACCGTTCTGACCGAAGCTCACTCAAGAGGCAGAACGCTTATGAACGGGGCATCGCTAGTCAGCAGGGCAGCCCAAAACACATTCCCTCTCATGCGCTACCACCAAGGGGACCGGCAAGAGATGACGACGCTCCAAGGCATCGGCCAAGGCAACTGGAGAGCCACCTGGCAATCAACGGCACTGCCAACCGACAGAGCAAATCCGAGTCTGACTTCTCCGATGGCGATAACGACAGCATCAATAGCACTTCCAATTCCAATGATACCATCAACTGCAGTTCGGAGTCCTCATCCAGGGATAGTCTTCGAGAGCAGACTCTCAGCAAGCAGACGTATCATAAAGAGACACGCAACAGTTGGGACTCACCCGCGTTCAGCAATGATATCATCCGCAAGAGGCACTATCGTATTGGCCTGAACCTTTTTAACAA GAAACCTGAAAAAGGCATCCAATACCTGATTGAGAGAGGATTTGTCCCAGACACACCTGTGGGAGTTGCCCATTTCCTGTTACAGAGAAAAGGTCTGAGTCGACAGATGATTGGCGAGTTCCTGGGCAACAGGCAGAAACAGTTTAACAGAGATGTTCTTGA CTGTGTGGTAGATGAGATGGATTTCTCTGGAATGGAGCTGGATGAGGCCTTGAGAAAATTCCAGGCACATATCCGGGTGCAGGGAGAGGCACAAAAAGTGGAGCGACTCATTGAAGCCTTCAG TCAGCGCTACTGCATCTGCAACCCTGGGGTGGTGCGTCAGTTTAGGAACCCAGATACCATCTTCATCCTGGCGTTTGCCATCATACTTCTCAACACGGACATGTACAGCCCAAACGTGAAGCCAGAGAGGAAGATGAAACTGGAGGACTTTGTAAAGAACCTTCGCG GGGTGGATGATGGAGAGGACATCCCAAGAGAGATGTTGGTGGGCATCTATGAACGAATCCGGAAACGAGAGCTTAAAACGAATGAAGACCACGTCTCCCAGGTACAGAAGGTGGAGAAACTCATCGTTGGCAAGAAGCCG atcgGGTCTTTGCACCATGGCCTTGGATGT GTGCTGTCTCTACCACATCGCAGGCTGGTATGTTACTGCAGGCTGTTCGAAGTGCCAGACCCTAACAAACCTCAGAAACTGGGTCTCCACCAGAGAGAAATCTTCCTATTCAATGACCTTTTAGTG GTCACTAAGATTttccagaagaagaagaattcGGTGACGTACAGTTTCAGGCAGTCCTTTTCTCTATACGGGATGCAGGTGCTTCTGTTTGAAAACCAGT ATTACCCCAATGGAGTGCGTCTCACTTCAGCTCTTCCAGGCGCAGACATCAAGGTTCTCATTAACTTCAACGCCCCCAACCCGCAAGACCGCAAGAAGTTCACAGATGACCTGCGGGAGTCCATCGCAGAGGTCCAGGAAATGGAGAAATACAGAATAGAGT CCGAACTGGAGAAGCAGAAAGGTGTGGTACGTCCCAGCATTTCCCAGAGCTCAGGGCTGAAGAAAGAAACAGGAAATGGCAATCTGAGCCGCACCAGCCTGGATGACAGTTACGCCATGGGTGAAGGCCTCAAGAGAAGTGCCCTCAGCAGCTCCTTACGTGACCTTTCAGATGCAG GCAAGCGGGGGCGCCGCAGCAGTGCAGGATCTCTAGACAGCAATATGGAA gGGTCCATCATTAGCAGCCCCCACATGCGGCGTCGAGCCACTTCCAGCCGCGACTGCCCCTCCCGCCAGCAGTCCATCCCCAACTCCTCTTCTCTCCTGGGCTCCCTGTTTGGCACCAAGCGGGGCAAGTCGCCCTCTCTGCCTCCCCAGCCCTCACACCCCTCCCACCCGACACTCATCTCTCACACCCCGCACCCTATCAACCTGCACCACACAGCCCGCGATGGTGTCACCGAGACCCAGGCACAGATGCACTCCCACCACGCTCAATTTTGCCACATGCAGAATCCTCCTCCataccaccaccaccatcactaCCACCCCCCAGCGCACGTTCAACACCCACCCCACCAGTACCACCCTCCGCCTGGCCCATCATCCTCTCACAGCCACTCGCACGGTCCCCACGGCCATGGGCCACACCCCTCGCACCCCTCCCACTCCCAGCATGCACCTCACCACCACAACCAGCCTCCGGCCCCTCCTCCGGCGGCCAGCAGCACCAAGCCAAAACACAGCGGCATCAGCACTGTGGTTTGA
- the iqsec1b gene encoding IQ motif and SEC7 domain-containing protein 1 isoform X5, which produces MAFHRYYFVEGEAPGGEAGPSLENSGGYLRGPVSRSAIISGEHFDGPPLYAHDIRQRPRRPKLQHSQSILRKQAEEEAIKRSRSLSESYELSTDLQDKQVEMLERKYGGRFITRHAARTIQTAFRQYQMNKNFERLRSSMSENRMSRRIVLSNMRMQFSFEGPEKVHSSYFEGKQVSLTDDGSKLGALVQSERGEMVPANMKSPAVQSDFSDAITELEDVFSRQVKSLAESIDDALNCRSLHGDEGQPEPARGHPDIEQEVTYKVKPSHSSDHRKRDEMTASYSDVTLYIDEEELSPPLPLSQSVDRPSSTESDLRLRSLNSQDYWSLAHKEEKGDTDTSCRSTPSLECQEQRLRIDHLPLLTIEPPSDSSVELSDRSDRSSLKRQNAYERGIASQQGSPKHIPSHALPPRGPARDDDAPRHRPRQLESHLAINGTANRQSKSESDFSDGDNDSINSTSNSNDTINCSSESSSRDSLREQTLSKQTYHKETRNSWDSPAFSNDIIRKRHYRIGLNLFNKKPEKGIQYLIERGFVPDTPVGVAHFLLQRKGLSRQMIGEFLGNRQKQFNRDVLDCVVDEMDFSGMELDEALRKFQAHIRVQGEAQKVERLIEAFSQRYCICNPGVVRQFRNPDTIFILAFAIILLNTDMYSPNVKPERKMKLEDFVKNLRGVDDGEDIPREMLVGIYERIRKRELKTNEDHVSQVQKVEKLIVGKKPIGSLHHGLGCVLSLPHRRLVCYCRLFEVPDPNKPQKLGLHQREIFLFNDLLVVTKIFQKKKNSVTYSFRQSFSLYGMQVLLFENQYYPNGVRLTSALPGADIKVLINFNAPNPQDRKKFTDDLRESIAEVQEMEKYRIESELEKQKGVVRPSISQSSGLKKETGNGNLSRTSLDDSYAMGEGLKRSALSSSLRDLSDAGKRGRRSSAGSLDSNMEGSIISSPHMRRRATSSRDCPSRQQSIPNSSSLLGSLFGTKRGKSPSLPPQPSHPSHPTLISHTPHPINLHHTARDGVTETQAQMHSHHAQFCHMQNPPPYHHHHHYHPPAHVQHPPHQYHPPPGPSSSHSHSHGPHGHGPHPSHPSHSQHAPHHHNQPPAPPPAASSTKPKHSGISTVV; this is translated from the exons TGTGGAAGGTGAGGCTCCGGGTGGTGAGGCGGGCCCCTCTCTAGAGAACAGTGGCGGTTATTTACGAGGGCCGGTGAGCCGCAGTGCCATCATCAGTGGCGAGCACTTCGACGGCCCACCACTGTATGCTCACGACATACGGCAGCGCCCACGGCGACCCAAACTCCAGCATTCCCAATCGATCCTTCGCAAACAGGCAGAGGAGGAGGCTATCAAACGCTCACGATCACTCTCTGAGAGTTATGAGCTCTCAACTGACCTCCAAGACAAACAG GTGGAGATGCTGGAGCGCAAGTATGGAGGGCGCTTTATAACCCGACATGCTGCGCGAACAATCCAGACTGCCTTCCGCCAATATCAGATGAACAAGAACTTTGAGCGCCTCAGGAGTTCTATGTCGGAGAACCGCATGTCCAGACGCATAGTTTTGTCCAATATGAGAATGCAGTTTTCTTTTGAAGGACCTGAAAAAGTCCACAGTTCATATTTTGAGGGGAAGCAGGTGTCTCTTACAGACGATGGTTCTAAACTAGGAGCATTGGTGCAATCGGAGCGTGGGGAGATGGTCCCCGCCAACATGAAGTCTCCTGCAGTCCAGAGCGATTTCTCGGATGCCATTACAGAGCTGGAGGATGTTTTCTCTCGACAAGTGAAGTCATTGGCAGAGTCTATAGATGATGCTCTGAACTGTCGCAGCCTACATGGAGATGAGGGACAGCCAGAGCCAGCCAGAGGTCATCCAGACATAGAACAAGAGGTAACCTACAAGGTCAAGCCTTCTCACAGTAGTGACCACCGTAAACGAGATGAGATGACAGCTTCCTATAGTGATGTGACACTTTATATAGATGAGGAAGAGCTCTCCCCTCCACTTCCTTTATCACAATCAGTTGACAGACCTTCTAGCACAGAATCAGACCTCCGACTACGTTCTTTGAACTCACAGGACTACTGGTCTCTAGCTCATAAGGAGGAAAAGGGCGACACGGACACTAGCTGCCGAAGCACCCCATCTCTAGAGTGTCAAGAGCAGAGACTGAGGATAGACCACCTTCCCTTGCTTACAATTGAACCTCCCAGCGATAGCTCGGTTGAGCTGAGCGACCGTTCTGACCGAAGCTCACTCAAGAGGCAGAACGCTTATGAACGGGGCATCGCTAGTCAGCAGGGCAGCCCAAAACACATTCCCTCTCATGCGCTACCACCAAGGGGACCGGCAAGAGATGACGACGCTCCAAGGCATCGGCCAAGGCAACTGGAGAGCCACCTGGCAATCAACGGCACTGCCAACCGACAGAGCAAATCCGAGTCTGACTTCTCCGATGGCGATAACGACAGCATCAATAGCACTTCCAATTCCAATGATACCATCAACTGCAGTTCGGAGTCCTCATCCAGGGATAGTCTTCGAGAGCAGACTCTCAGCAAGCAGACGTATCATAAAGAGACACGCAACAGTTGGGACTCACCCGCGTTCAGCAATGATATCATCCGCAAGAGGCACTATCGTATTGGCCTGAACCTTTTTAACAA GAAACCTGAAAAAGGCATCCAATACCTGATTGAGAGAGGATTTGTCCCAGACACACCTGTGGGAGTTGCCCATTTCCTGTTACAGAGAAAAGGTCTGAGTCGACAGATGATTGGCGAGTTCCTGGGCAACAGGCAGAAACAGTTTAACAGAGATGTTCTTGA CTGTGTGGTAGATGAGATGGATTTCTCTGGAATGGAGCTGGATGAGGCCTTGAGAAAATTCCAGGCACATATCCGGGTGCAGGGAGAGGCACAAAAAGTGGAGCGACTCATTGAAGCCTTCAG TCAGCGCTACTGCATCTGCAACCCTGGGGTGGTGCGTCAGTTTAGGAACCCAGATACCATCTTCATCCTGGCGTTTGCCATCATACTTCTCAACACGGACATGTACAGCCCAAACGTGAAGCCAGAGAGGAAGATGAAACTGGAGGACTTTGTAAAGAACCTTCGCG GGGTGGATGATGGAGAGGACATCCCAAGAGAGATGTTGGTGGGCATCTATGAACGAATCCGGAAACGAGAGCTTAAAACGAATGAAGACCACGTCTCCCAGGTACAGAAGGTGGAGAAACTCATCGTTGGCAAGAAGCCG atcgGGTCTTTGCACCATGGCCTTGGATGT GTGCTGTCTCTACCACATCGCAGGCTGGTATGTTACTGCAGGCTGTTCGAAGTGCCAGACCCTAACAAACCTCAGAAACTGGGTCTCCACCAGAGAGAAATCTTCCTATTCAATGACCTTTTAGTG GTCACTAAGATTttccagaagaagaagaattcGGTGACGTACAGTTTCAGGCAGTCCTTTTCTCTATACGGGATGCAGGTGCTTCTGTTTGAAAACCAGT ATTACCCCAATGGAGTGCGTCTCACTTCAGCTCTTCCAGGCGCAGACATCAAGGTTCTCATTAACTTCAACGCCCCCAACCCGCAAGACCGCAAGAAGTTCACAGATGACCTGCGGGAGTCCATCGCAGAGGTCCAGGAAATGGAGAAATACAGAATAGAGT CCGAACTGGAGAAGCAGAAAGGTGTGGTACGTCCCAGCATTTCCCAGAGCTCAGGGCTGAAGAAAGAAACAGGAAATGGCAATCTGAGCCGCACCAGCCTGGATGACAGTTACGCCATGGGTGAAGGCCTCAAGAGAAGTGCCCTCAGCAGCTCCTTACGTGACCTTTCAGATGCAG GCAAGCGGGGGCGCCGCAGCAGTGCAGGATCTCTAGACAGCAATATGGAA gGGTCCATCATTAGCAGCCCCCACATGCGGCGTCGAGCCACTTCCAGCCGCGACTGCCCCTCCCGCCAGCAGTCCATCCCCAACTCCTCTTCTCTCCTGGGCTCCCTGTTTGGCACCAAGCGGGGCAAGTCGCCCTCTCTGCCTCCCCAGCCCTCACACCCCTCCCACCCGACACTCATCTCTCACACCCCGCACCCTATCAACCTGCACCACACAGCCCGCGATGGTGTCACCGAGACCCAGGCACAGATGCACTCCCACCACGCTCAATTTTGCCACATGCAGAATCCTCCTCCataccaccaccaccatcactaCCACCCCCCAGCGCACGTTCAACACCCACCCCACCAGTACCACCCTCCGCCTGGCCCATCATCCTCTCACAGCCACTCGCACGGTCCCCACGGCCATGGGCCACACCCCTCGCACCCCTCCCACTCCCAGCATGCACCTCACCACCACAACCAGCCTCCGGCCCCTCCTCCGGCGGCCAGCAGCACCAAGCCAAAACACAGCGGCATCAGCACTGTGGTTTGA
- the iqsec1b gene encoding IQ motif and SEC7 domain-containing protein 1 isoform X3 produces MLSSTVFSSPPLWIYTTLFRRPSSSSQAGNALMLNLMWKYCISVRTISVEGEAPGGEAGPSLENSGGYLRGPVSRSAIISGEHFDGPPLYAHDIRQRPRRPKLQHSQSILRKQAEEEAIKRSRSLSESYELSTDLQDKQVEMLERKYGGRFITRHAARTIQTAFRQYQMNKNFERLRSSMSENRMSRRIVLSNMRMQFSFEGPEKVHSSYFEGKQVSLTDDGSKLGALVQSERGEMVPANMKSPAVQSDFSDAITELEDVFSRQVKSLAESIDDALNCRSLHGDEGQPEPARGHPDIEQEVTYKVKPSHSSDHRKRDEMTASYSDVTLYIDEEELSPPLPLSQSVDRPSSTESDLRLRSLNSQDYWSLAHKEEKGDTDTSCRSTPSLECQEQRLRIDHLPLLTIEPPSDSSVELSDRSDRSSLKRQNAYERGIASQQGSPKHIPSHALPPRGPARDDDAPRHRPRQLESHLAINGTANRQSKSESDFSDGDNDSINSTSNSNDTINCSSESSSRDSLREQTLSKQTYHKETRNSWDSPAFSNDIIRKRHYRIGLNLFNKKPEKGIQYLIERGFVPDTPVGVAHFLLQRKGLSRQMIGEFLGNRQKQFNRDVLDCVVDEMDFSGMELDEALRKFQAHIRVQGEAQKVERLIEAFSQRYCICNPGVVRQFRNPDTIFILAFAIILLNTDMYSPNVKPERKMKLEDFVKNLRGVDDGEDIPREMLVGIYERIRKRELKTNEDHVSQVQKVEKLIVGKKPIGSLHHGLGCVLSLPHRRLVCYCRLFEVPDPNKPQKLGLHQREIFLFNDLLVVTKIFQKKKNSVTYSFRQSFSLYGMQVLLFENQYYPNGVRLTSALPGADIKVLINFNAPNPQDRKKFTDDLRESIAEVQEMEKYRIESELEKQKGVVRPSISQSSGLKKETGNGNLSRTSLDDSYAMGEGLKRSALSSSLRDLSDAGKRGRRSSAGSLDSNMEGSIISSPHMRRRATSSRDCPSRQQSIPNSSSLLGSLFGTKRGKSPSLPPQPSHPSHPTLISHTPHPINLHHTARDGVTETQAQMHSHHAQFCHMQNPPPYHHHHHYHPPAHVQHPPHQYHPPPGPSSSHSHSHGPHGHGPHPSHPSHSQHAPHHHNQPPAPPPAASSTKPKHSGISTVV; encoded by the exons TGTGGAAGGTGAGGCTCCGGGTGGTGAGGCGGGCCCCTCTCTAGAGAACAGTGGCGGTTATTTACGAGGGCCGGTGAGCCGCAGTGCCATCATCAGTGGCGAGCACTTCGACGGCCCACCACTGTATGCTCACGACATACGGCAGCGCCCACGGCGACCCAAACTCCAGCATTCCCAATCGATCCTTCGCAAACAGGCAGAGGAGGAGGCTATCAAACGCTCACGATCACTCTCTGAGAGTTATGAGCTCTCAACTGACCTCCAAGACAAACAG GTGGAGATGCTGGAGCGCAAGTATGGAGGGCGCTTTATAACCCGACATGCTGCGCGAACAATCCAGACTGCCTTCCGCCAATATCAGATGAACAAGAACTTTGAGCGCCTCAGGAGTTCTATGTCGGAGAACCGCATGTCCAGACGCATAGTTTTGTCCAATATGAGAATGCAGTTTTCTTTTGAAGGACCTGAAAAAGTCCACAGTTCATATTTTGAGGGGAAGCAGGTGTCTCTTACAGACGATGGTTCTAAACTAGGAGCATTGGTGCAATCGGAGCGTGGGGAGATGGTCCCCGCCAACATGAAGTCTCCTGCAGTCCAGAGCGATTTCTCGGATGCCATTACAGAGCTGGAGGATGTTTTCTCTCGACAAGTGAAGTCATTGGCAGAGTCTATAGATGATGCTCTGAACTGTCGCAGCCTACATGGAGATGAGGGACAGCCAGAGCCAGCCAGAGGTCATCCAGACATAGAACAAGAGGTAACCTACAAGGTCAAGCCTTCTCACAGTAGTGACCACCGTAAACGAGATGAGATGACAGCTTCCTATAGTGATGTGACACTTTATATAGATGAGGAAGAGCTCTCCCCTCCACTTCCTTTATCACAATCAGTTGACAGACCTTCTAGCACAGAATCAGACCTCCGACTACGTTCTTTGAACTCACAGGACTACTGGTCTCTAGCTCATAAGGAGGAAAAGGGCGACACGGACACTAGCTGCCGAAGCACCCCATCTCTAGAGTGTCAAGAGCAGAGACTGAGGATAGACCACCTTCCCTTGCTTACAATTGAACCTCCCAGCGATAGCTCGGTTGAGCTGAGCGACCGTTCTGACCGAAGCTCACTCAAGAGGCAGAACGCTTATGAACGGGGCATCGCTAGTCAGCAGGGCAGCCCAAAACACATTCCCTCTCATGCGCTACCACCAAGGGGACCGGCAAGAGATGACGACGCTCCAAGGCATCGGCCAAGGCAACTGGAGAGCCACCTGGCAATCAACGGCACTGCCAACCGACAGAGCAAATCCGAGTCTGACTTCTCCGATGGCGATAACGACAGCATCAATAGCACTTCCAATTCCAATGATACCATCAACTGCAGTTCGGAGTCCTCATCCAGGGATAGTCTTCGAGAGCAGACTCTCAGCAAGCAGACGTATCATAAAGAGACACGCAACAGTTGGGACTCACCCGCGTTCAGCAATGATATCATCCGCAAGAGGCACTATCGTATTGGCCTGAACCTTTTTAACAA GAAACCTGAAAAAGGCATCCAATACCTGATTGAGAGAGGATTTGTCCCAGACACACCTGTGGGAGTTGCCCATTTCCTGTTACAGAGAAAAGGTCTGAGTCGACAGATGATTGGCGAGTTCCTGGGCAACAGGCAGAAACAGTTTAACAGAGATGTTCTTGA CTGTGTGGTAGATGAGATGGATTTCTCTGGAATGGAGCTGGATGAGGCCTTGAGAAAATTCCAGGCACATATCCGGGTGCAGGGAGAGGCACAAAAAGTGGAGCGACTCATTGAAGCCTTCAG TCAGCGCTACTGCATCTGCAACCCTGGGGTGGTGCGTCAGTTTAGGAACCCAGATACCATCTTCATCCTGGCGTTTGCCATCATACTTCTCAACACGGACATGTACAGCCCAAACGTGAAGCCAGAGAGGAAGATGAAACTGGAGGACTTTGTAAAGAACCTTCGCG GGGTGGATGATGGAGAGGACATCCCAAGAGAGATGTTGGTGGGCATCTATGAACGAATCCGGAAACGAGAGCTTAAAACGAATGAAGACCACGTCTCCCAGGTACAGAAGGTGGAGAAACTCATCGTTGGCAAGAAGCCG atcgGGTCTTTGCACCATGGCCTTGGATGT GTGCTGTCTCTACCACATCGCAGGCTGGTATGTTACTGCAGGCTGTTCGAAGTGCCAGACCCTAACAAACCTCAGAAACTGGGTCTCCACCAGAGAGAAATCTTCCTATTCAATGACCTTTTAGTG GTCACTAAGATTttccagaagaagaagaattcGGTGACGTACAGTTTCAGGCAGTCCTTTTCTCTATACGGGATGCAGGTGCTTCTGTTTGAAAACCAGT ATTACCCCAATGGAGTGCGTCTCACTTCAGCTCTTCCAGGCGCAGACATCAAGGTTCTCATTAACTTCAACGCCCCCAACCCGCAAGACCGCAAGAAGTTCACAGATGACCTGCGGGAGTCCATCGCAGAGGTCCAGGAAATGGAGAAATACAGAATAGAGT CCGAACTGGAGAAGCAGAAAGGTGTGGTACGTCCCAGCATTTCCCAGAGCTCAGGGCTGAAGAAAGAAACAGGAAATGGCAATCTGAGCCGCACCAGCCTGGATGACAGTTACGCCATGGGTGAAGGCCTCAAGAGAAGTGCCCTCAGCAGCTCCTTACGTGACCTTTCAGATGCAG GCAAGCGGGGGCGCCGCAGCAGTGCAGGATCTCTAGACAGCAATATGGAA gGGTCCATCATTAGCAGCCCCCACATGCGGCGTCGAGCCACTTCCAGCCGCGACTGCCCCTCCCGCCAGCAGTCCATCCCCAACTCCTCTTCTCTCCTGGGCTCCCTGTTTGGCACCAAGCGGGGCAAGTCGCCCTCTCTGCCTCCCCAGCCCTCACACCCCTCCCACCCGACACTCATCTCTCACACCCCGCACCCTATCAACCTGCACCACACAGCCCGCGATGGTGTCACCGAGACCCAGGCACAGATGCACTCCCACCACGCTCAATTTTGCCACATGCAGAATCCTCCTCCataccaccaccaccatcactaCCACCCCCCAGCGCACGTTCAACACCCACCCCACCAGTACCACCCTCCGCCTGGCCCATCATCCTCTCACAGCCACTCGCACGGTCCCCACGGCCATGGGCCACACCCCTCGCACCCCTCCCACTCCCAGCATGCACCTCACCACCACAACCAGCCTCCGGCCCCTCCTCCGGCGGCCAGCAGCACCAAGCCAAAACACAGCGGCATCAGCACTGTGGTTTGA